The sequence below is a genomic window from bacterium.
GTCTTCGGCATCGACATCTTCAACGCGCCGCCGCGGGAGATCGCCGAGGCGCCGATCGCCGCGACGGTGATCGGCGGGCAGGTCTTCTTCCGGCAAGCGGCGCCGAAGCGTTGAAGGAGCGGCGTTCGTCCGCGACAATCCCCCGCATGCCCACGAAGCGCCTGCCGAAACTTCCCGCGGCCGCCGAGGCCGAGCGTCCGCCGTGCGAGCGGTGCGAGGCCCTCTGCTGCCGCTACTTCGCCCTTCAGCTCGACACGCCGGAGGACGCCGACGACTTCGATTCGATCCGCTGGTACCTCCTGCACCGGCACGCCTGGATCTGGGTCGAGGACGGCGACTGGTACCTGCAGGTGGACGAGCCGTGCCGCCATCTCGACGCGGCGAACCACTGCACGGTCTACGACCGGCGGCCGAAGATCTGCCGCGAGTACGGCCTCGCCGAGAACCGCGAGAACCCCGGCGACCCGCTCTGTGACTTCTTCGCCCGGGACGCGCGCCACGACCACGAGTTCCGCACGATGGAGGAGCTCGACGCCTACGTGGACGCGTTCTTGGCGGAGAAGGAGGCGCGGCGGCGCCGCC
It includes:
- a CDS encoding YkgJ family cysteine cluster protein, with protein sequence MPTKRLPKLPAAAEAERPPCERCEALCCRYFALQLDTPEDADDFDSIRWYLLHRHAWIWVEDGDWYLQVDEPCRHLDAANHCTVYDRRPKICREYGLAENRENPGDPLCDFFARDARHDHEFRTMEELDAYVDAFLAEKEARRRRRSEAAKKARAARLAKQPAR